One Maylandia zebra isolate NMK-2024a unplaced genomic scaffold, Mzebra_GT3a scaffold02, whole genome shotgun sequence DNA window includes the following coding sequences:
- the LOC143415719 gene encoding uncharacterized protein LOC143415719, translating into MSVITGQPTNTSMIVPVWVSKKDTGTEKLVYALLDTQSDTTFVDQELSDVLKADSCPVKLKLTTMIGRDVIVKSQRVSGLCVRGYRSSLLIDLPPAYTKDCIPVNRAHIPTCETAKRWNHLSKVIEEIPPLQDCEVGLLIGYNCARAMAPRDVITGGDDEPYAIHTDLGWSIVGGTSTCPDTSSTAGQCFRVAVRELPPVTPADAIRILESDFKDAKEDGKPVSQEDILFLDKLKNHIEKNSLGHYEMPLPFKERPTLPDNKQLAVIRLSHLKRKLLKDEGYKEQYIKFMEEVIERGDAEEVHDDGKEGEKWYIPHHGVFHDKKPGKLRVVFDCSAKYQGTSLNDHLLTGPDLMNNLNSVLLRFRLHSTALMCDIEKMFHQFHVKKSDQDYLRFLWWKKGDLGAQPQEYRMRVHIFGAASSPGCANYGLKHLATENKDRYPLGSQFILRNFYVDDGVTSTDSSEKAIKLAEEARKLCALGGLRLHKFVSNDKAVLVSIPATKRASDIKDLNLAFDNLPSERALGIQWHVESDCLKISTNLKEQPATRRGILSIVASLYDPLGLIAPFLLIGKEVLQQMCCHGTGWDDPLTNELRPRWEKWKNDLNNLERINIPRSYAPADFGRVIKRELHHFSDASTTGYGQCSYLRLSNEEGDIHCALVMAKSRVAPTKVTTIPRLELTAAVISVKTSNVLKEELGYADIEEHFWTDSKVVLGYINNEARRFHTFVANHIQKIHLYTNQRQWRYVPTDQNPADRASRGCFVHELISSDWFTGPAFLWEKGVDLSEEVAPELSVGDPEVKETRTLNTETVEQDSLTYRLAKFSSWTRAICAVARILRRINKDKSIGLSTVQERDGATYNIWPSSSGAVGRKST; encoded by the coding sequence ATGTCAGTGATTACTGGACAGCCAACTAACACATCAATGATTGTGCCTGTGTGGGTGTCAAAAAAGGATACAGGAACTGAGAAACTGGTTTACGCCTTGCTGGACACGCAAAGCGACACGACGTTTGTTGACCAGGAACTGAGTGATGTATTAAAGGCAGATTCCTGTCCAGTTAAGCTGAAGTTAACTACGATGATTGGACGCGACGTGATCGTAAAGAGCCAAAGAGTCTCAGGGCTTTGTGTTCGGGGTTATCGCTCTTCCCTCCTCATCGACCTTCCTCCTGCTTATACCAAGGATTGCATACCAGTAAACAGAGCCCATATCCCAACATGCGAGACAGCTAAAAGGTGGAATCATCTCTCCAAGGTCATAGAAGAGATTCCACCTCTACAGGACTGTGAGGTTGGTTTATTGATAGGCTATAACTGCGCACGAGCAATGGCACCAAGAGACGTCATAACGGGAGGAGACGATGAGCCTTATGCAATTCATACCGACTTAGGATGGAGCATAGTTGGTGGTACGTCGACATGCCCCGACACCTCAAGTACGGCGGGACAGTGCTTCCGAGTTGCAGTCAGGGAGCTCCCACCAGTCACTCCGGCAGATGCCATTCGCATTCTAGAGTCTGACTTTAAGGATGCTAAGGAAGACGGCAAACCAGTGTCTCAGGAGGACATCCTGTTCCTGGACAAACTCAAGAACCACATCGAAAAGAACAGTCTAGGTCACTACGAGATGCCGTTGCCCTTTAAGGAGAGACCTACCTTACCTGACAACAAACAGCTTGCAGTCATACGTCTGAGCCATCTAAAGAGGAAGCTGTTAAAGGATGAAGGGTACAAAGAACAGTATATCAAGTTCATGGAGGAGGTCATAGAAAGGGGTGATGCAGAGGAAGTCCACGATGATGGGAAAGAGGGCGAAAAATGGTACATACCTCATCACGGTGTATTCCACGACAAGAAGCCAGGCAAACTGCGCGTGGTGTTCGACTGCTCTGCCAAGTACCAGGGAACCAGTTTGAATGATCATCTGCTCACTGGTCCTGACCTGATGAACAATCTCAACAGTGTACTTCTTCGCTTCCGGTTGCACTCCACTGCATTGATGTGCGACATAGAGAAAATGTTTCACCAATTTCATGTGAAGAAGTCAGACCAGGATTACCTGCGCTTCCTTTGGTGGAAGAAAGGAGATCTCGGTGCACAGCCCCAAGAATACCGTATGAGGGTGCATATCTTTGGCGCAGCCTCATCGCCTGGCTGTGCGAACTACGGATTGAAGCATTTggctacagaaaataaagacCGATACCCATTAGGCTCTCAGTTCATTCTGAGAAATTTCTATGTCGACGATGGAGTCACAAGTACAGACAGCTCAGAGAAGGCTATCAAGTTAGCAGAAGAAGCCAGAAAACTTTGTGCCCTGGGTGGTCTTAGGCTCCACAAGTTTGTGTCCAATGACAAAGCTGTCCTGGTAAGCATACCAGCAACTAAACGTGCATCAGACATTAAAGACCTCAACCTTGCCTTTGATAACTTACCTTCAGAGAGAGCGTTGGGTATCCAATGGCACGTCGAATCAGACTGCCTGAAGATCAGCACCAACCTTAAGGAACAGCCTGCAACACGTCGAGGCATATTGTCCATTGTTGCATCCCTGTACGATCCCTTGGGTCTCATAGCCCCCTTTTTGCTCATTGGAAAGGAAGTGCTGCAGCAGATGTGCTGCCATGGAACAGGTTGGGACGACCCTCTAACCAACGAACTTCGTCCACGGTGGGAGAAATGGAAAAACGACCTCAACAACTTGGAGAGGATAAATATACCCCGAAGTTATGCCCCGGCAGATTTCGGAAGGGTTATTAAACGTGAGTTACATCACTTCTCCGACGCAAGCACTACTGGCTATGGACAGTGTTCATATCTAAGGCTTAGCAATGAAGAAGGAGACATCCACTGTGCTTTAGTCATGGCCAAATCTCGCGTCGCCCCAACAAAGGTCACCACGATCCCAAGATTAGAGTTGACGGCTGCAGTCATCTCTGTGAAAACCAGCAATGTTTTAAAGGAAGAACTTGGATATGCGGACATTGAAGAGCATTTTTGGACCGATTCCAAGGTTGTACTAGGGTACATCAATAATGAGGCTCGACGTTTTCATACATTCGTAGCCAACCATATCCAGAAGATACATCTCTACACGAATCAAAGGCAATGGAGATACGTCCCTACTGACCAGAATCCTGCGGATCGTGCTTCTAGAGGTTGTTTTGTCCATGAGCTAATATCATCGGACTGGTTTACCGGCCCTGCATTTCTATGGGAAAAGGGAGTTGACCTCTCAGAAGAGGTGGCTCCGGAACTGTCAGTCGGAGATCCAGAAGTTAAGGAAACACGGACTCTAAACACGGAAACTGTAGAACAAGATTCTCTTACTTATCGGCTGGCAAAGTTCTCATCCTGGACTCGCGCCATCTGTGCAGTGGCTCGCATTCTTCGAAGGATCAACAAGGATAAGTCAATCGGCCTCTCTACAGTGCAGGAAAGAGATGGCGCCACGTACAATATTTGGCCGAGCAGTTCTGGAGCCGTTGGCAGAAAGAGTACTTAG